In a single window of the Elaeis guineensis isolate ETL-2024a chromosome 4, EG11, whole genome shotgun sequence genome:
- the LOC140857175 gene encoding probable pectinesterase 68 yields the protein MGILASLFLFTFLVLAPHTSACESNSTTKKHHHHHVGPTGQYALVVDANGSGDFLSVQEAVDFIPENNNKRVIIQINAGRYIEKVTVAATKPYITFQGAGRDMTVIEWHDRASDKGPSGQQLRTYKTASVTVFANYFIARNISFKNSAPAPLPGMEGWQAAAFRISGDKAYFSGCGFYGAQDTLCDDAGRHYFEDCYIEGSIDFIFGNGRSMYKDCHLNSIAQRFGSIAAQNRNSPCEKTGFAFVNCKVTGTGKLYVGRAMGQYSRIVFAYTYFDDVVIPGGWDDWDHASNKSKTAFFGVYKCWGPGVAAVRGVAWARELDYETAHPFLAKSFVNGRHWLGPSDF from the exons ATGGGAATTCTTGCCTCGCTCTTCCTCTTCACCTTCCTAGTTCTCGCACCACATACCAGTGCATGCGAGTCCAACTCCACCACCAAGAAGCACCATCACCACCACGTTGGGCCAACCGGCCAATACGCGCTCGTGGTCGACGCAAATGGCTCCGGTGATTTCTTATCTGTCCAAGAGGCTGTCGATTTTATACCAGAGAACAACAACAAGCGTGTTATTATACAGATAAATGCCGGCAGATACAT AGAGAAGGTGACCGTGGCAGCGACGAAACCATACATAACGTTCCAAGGTGCAGGGAGAGACATGACCGTGATCGAGTGGCATGACCGTGCCAGTGACAAAGGGCCTAGTGGGCAGCAGCTACGGACTTACAAAACAGCTTCAGTAACTGTTTTTGCTAATTATTTCATTGCTAGAAATATCAGTTTCAAG AACTCAGCTCCAGCACCATTGCCAGGCATGGAAGGATGGCAAGCTGCAGCCTTCCGCATCTCAGGCGACAAGGCTTACTTTTCTGGCTGTGGCTTCTACGGCGCCCAGGACACACTCTGCGACGATGCCGGGCGGCATTACTTCGAGGATTGCTACATCGAGGGATCCATCGACTTCATCTTTGGCAATGGCAGATCCATGTACAAG GATTGCCACCTCAACTCCATCGCACAAAGGTTTGGATCCATCGCAGCACAGAACAGGAACTCCCCCTGCGAGAAGACCGGCTTCGCCTTCGTGAACTGTAAGGTGACAGGCACAGGGAAGCTCTACGTGGGGCGCGCCATGGGGCAGTACTCCAGAATCGTCTTTGCCTACACCTACTTTGATGATGTGGTCATCCCAGGCGGGTGGGATGACTGGGACCACGCCAGCAACAAGAGCAA GACTGCCTTCTTTGGAGTCTACAAGTGCTGGGGTCCAGGTGTCGCAGCCGTTCGTGGTGTTGCATGGGCTCGAGAGCTTGATTATGAGACTGCGCACCCCTTCCTGGCCAAGAGCTTTGTCAATGGAAGGCACTGGCTCGGCCCCTCAGATTTCTGA
- the LOC105043637 gene encoding peroxisome biogenesis protein 19-2, whose amino-acid sequence MADPSDDLDQLLDSALDDFTKLDLTPSPRIGGVGDGKGGGGGGGGGEGRASMPPSSSVQGLGMGLPDLKARGKGKQRAPPKGSHASEALEKLTQQTREAVRGLESATAAVPRSEDGLDKEAMVEDFVKQFEELAGSQDMESIVETMMQQLLSKDILHEPMKEIGERYPKWLEEHKSRLTQEEYDHYHCQYELILKLNDVYDNEPNNFSKIVDLMQKMQECGQPPNDIVQELAPDLDLNNLGQISPEMLQSASNCCIM is encoded by the exons ATGGCCGACCCCTCCGACGATCTCGACCAACTCCTGGACA GCGCTTTGGACGACTTCACCAAGCTCGACCTTACTCCCTCTCCAAG GATCGGTGGTGTTGGAGAtgggaaaggaggaggaggaggaggtggtgggGGAGAGGGAAGGGCTtctatgcctccttcttcttcggTACAGGGATTGGGGATGGGGTTGCCGGACCTGAAGGCGAGGGGGAAGGGGAAGCAGCGGGCTCCTCCCAAGGGATCCCACGCCTCCGAGGCGCTCGAGAAATTGACTCAGCAGACTCGCGAGGCCGTACGGGGGCTGGAGTCGGCCACCGCCGCGGTCCCGAGAAGCGAGGATGGGTTGGATAAGGAGGCCATGGTTGAGGACTTTGTCAAGCAGTTCGAGGAGCTCGCTGGATCTCAG GACATGGAATCTATTGTTGAAACTATGATGCAACAACTTTTGTCTAAGGATATTCTCCATGAACCTATGAAGGAAATTGGAGAAAGATATCCAAAGTGGTTGGAGGAGCACAAAAGTAGATTGACCCAGGAAGAATACGATCACTATCATTGCCAATATGAACTCATACTAAAGCTGAATGATGTTTATGACAATGAGCCTAACAATTTCTCTAAGATTGTTGATCTCATGCAGAAAATGCAGGAATGTGGCCAACCTCCCAATGATATTGTTCAAGAGCTTGCTCCTGATCTTGATCTAAACAATCTGGGCCAAAT ATCCCCGGAGATGCTCCAGTCGGCATCCAATTGTTGTATAATGTAA